Part of the Myxococcus fulvus genome, GACGTGGAGCTGGGCGCGACGGACCAGCTCTTCAACCTGCTGGTGGGCCGGCAGCTCATGCGCGAGGAGAGCATGGCGCCGCAGGTCATCATGACGGGCCCCATCCTCGAGGGCCTGGGTGCCCGCCTCATCGACGGCAAGATCGTCGGCGACAAGATGTCCAAGAGCCTGGACAACTACGTGGGCGTCAGCGAGCCGGCGGACACCATGTTCGGCAAGCTGATGAGCATCACCGACGACCTGATGTGGCGCTACTACGAGCTGCTCTCCTCGAAGACGCTCAAGGAAGTCACGGAGCTGAAGGCCAAGGTGGCGAGCGGCGAGGTGCACCCCAAGGCTGCGAAGGTGGCCTTCGCCCGGGAGATGACGGCGCGCTTCCACGACGAGGAGGCGGGCCGCAAGGCGGAGGAGGACTTCGAGAAGCGCTTCGCGAAGAAGGAGCTGTCCGCGGACGCGCTGCCCCAGGTGGACGTGTCGCTGGGCGGCGCGCCCACGCTGCCGCTGACGAAGGTGCTGGCCGAGGCGAAGCTGGTGGCGTCGTCGACCGAGGGCCGGAAGATGCTGGCCCAGGGCGGCGTGCGGGTGAACGGCGAGAAGGCCACGGATCCGAAGGCGGAGCTCGGCGCCGGCGAGTACACGCTCCAGGTGGGCAAGCTGAAGGCGGCGCGCGTCAAGCTGGCGTGAATTCCCACCGGGGGTGGTGCGTCCCTGGTGCCCGAGGAGTGGCCCGTCCCGTCCCTCGTGTCGAGGGGCGGGGTGGGATTGGGATACAGTCCCGCGCACCATGCGTCTTTCCGCCGCCCTGAGCCTCGGTCTGCTGCTGAGCGCCCTCCCCGCCCTCGCGGGCCCGGGCGCGTTCGTCTCCGAGTCCTCCGTC contains:
- the tyrS gene encoding tyrosine--tRNA ligase, whose amino-acid sequence is MNQDALRKATPEEQFEEVTRGTVDLHSPEDLKKKLQYSYDSGKPLVIKAGFDPSRPDLHLGHSLLLTRMRRFQDFGHSVVFLIGDFTALIGDPTGRNATRPALTRDEVKANAETYKQQVFKVLDADKTTVRFNSEWLDKLGTEGMIRLASRYSLQRMLERDDFKKRYRDNVSIAIHELLYPLLQGYDSVALKSDVELGATDQLFNLLVGRQLMREESMAPQVIMTGPILEGLGARLIDGKIVGDKMSKSLDNYVGVSEPADTMFGKLMSITDDLMWRYYELLSSKTLKEVTELKAKVASGEVHPKAAKVAFAREMTARFHDEEAGRKAEEDFEKRFAKKELSADALPQVDVSLGGAPTLPLTKVLAEAKLVASSTEGRKMLAQGGVRVNGEKATDPKAELGAGEYTLQVGKLKAARVKLA